CAAGTGTTGTACATTGGCAAGTTGGCGAATAACAGGTATTTCGGGAAATGTGAGATTACGAACAATATCTTGAACATCTTGTACGATACCATTTAAAACGTGCGCATGTTCATTGCGATCTTTAGAACTCTCAAGCAAATTTCTAGCTAGCTCGCGATCTGCCTGTTCGTCTTGACCACGTATGGTTGTCCCTGCTAAGCAATCAATTTGGATATGGCCGTTTGTACTTTGCACGAGACGCTCCGGTGTCGCACCCATAAATATTTGATTCTTCCACATGACAGCAAACAACACACCGCTACGATACCGCATTTGCAAATCACGTAAAGCAGTTCCCATAGAAAAAGATTGCTTTCGTTGAAGGACAACACGACGTGCTAATACCACTTTTGCAAACTTACCTTGTGTTATCTTTTCCGAGACATCTGCTACTGCCCGTTGAAATACTAAGCGATCCGTCGAGGTTAGCGTTGGATTGACTACTTTAACACGATCCTCTGCTTCTTTGACACGACTTTTGAAACCCTTTTTTTCACATAACATCTGTACTTCGCGCGAAAGCAACTCTACCTCGCTTTGGACGTCTATCTCATGTGTCACTGCAACAGTCATTAATAATGTGGTCCCATGCTCATCGTCGCGAAAAAGTAAATGCGGCAGAGTAAATAGGCCACTTGGCCACATACTCCACACGTCATCGCGCGGTGCACGTGGATCAAAAGCAAGCTCACAAAAAAACTGCACGTGAGTAGCATCTTCTCCGACCAATTGTTTATTTACGCTACTCCAGTATGACCGAATATCATCTAACACAGTTGCATCCTGCCACATCTGACTCACAGTTGTGCCAACCGCTAACATATGTCCAAATGGTTGATCAGCATCGTGCCAAAGCACTTGAAAATCTACATTCAGTTGATTTTGTTCAAATGAATCAATCCAATCAAACTCTCTAGTAAAGCGAATCTGAACACACGCAATAGCTGTTACTCCAGAGTCCATAGCTTGCATTTTTGCGCGAGTCACAGTAGAGATCAATCTCTCTTCATCTTGTTCCGTCCATAGTCGTTGTATTTTCCCTTGATCTATAGCCATGAGTGTAGCTCCCTTCGCAACAACTTACCAGATGCGTTGCGCGGCAATGCATCTGCTGTCACGATGCGCTTTGGCACTTTATATCCTGCCAAGCGCTGTCTGCAATACTCTTCTAGCGCCTCTTGATTCAATGTTGCACCAGCTCTCAAAGTGACAACCGCAAAAGGAATTTGGCCAAATCGCTCATCAGCCATCCCAGCAACACCTGCTTCAACGACATCTTCGTGCGTTAGCAAAGTAGCCTCTATTTCCGCAGGATACACATTTTCACCACCGGAAATAATTAAGTCCGCACGCCGATCAAGTACAAACAGATACCCCTCATCGTCAACGTATCCAATATCACCAGTATAAAACCAACCATCGCGAAACGCTTGCTCGTTTGCTTTAGGGTTATGGGCATATCCTGAAACAATAGTAGGTCCACGTAAAATAATCTCGCCTTCCTGATACGAAGGCACAAGTCCATCTTTACCCATGATGCGCACTTCTGTGAATGCTAATGGCTGACCTGCTGAACCTAACTTGCGCAAGCTATCTTCTAGACCGAGTGTAGCTACTTGAGAATTAGATTCTGTTAAACCATAACTCTGAGACACTGGTACATTTTCTTTTACGCAAACTTCTAAAAGAGAGCGCGCCGCTGGGCCCCCACCTAAAAGGATATTTCGAAGTGTCGTAGGGTAAGCTTTTGTCTTTGCGCGAAGCATCTGTGTTAACATAGCAGGCACAACAGATAGTAGCGTAACGCCATCTTCATCTATCGCCCGATTCACCTCTACAGGATCAAAACTCGCATGAATCATCGCAGTTGTGCCATAGATGACACTTCGCAGCAATACAGATTGCCCACCCACATGAAATAAAGGGAGCGGAGTTAGCCAGCGATCATTTGGCTGCACACCAAGACGAATGGCCGATCCAAGTGCCCCCCACAGATGATTGCCAAAGGAGATTAACGCTCCCTTTGGTAAGCCTGTTGTACCCGAAGTATACATGATACACTGCGTTGCCTTTAGATCAATGTATTCCCTGTACACAGGCGTTACCTGATCGTCCCAGCGTTCTCCATTTAATTCCAAATGAAGTGGAGGTGCATCTTGTAATTCCATAAGTGCTTTTGTTGTTTGCATAGCAAGTTCCCTGTGCGCGGAATCAAAAACCAAGATGCTTACACGTGCATCATGTAACTGAAAAGCTAACTCAACAGGTTGTAAACGCGTATTTAGCGGGACAAGAATGCCTTCTCGTTGAATCACACCGTGAACCGTCGCTGCAAACACAAGACCGTGCCGCGCAAGTAAGGCAATGCGATCCCCAGGCATAATGCCAAGGCTCTTCAATGTTCCCGCGAAAAGTCCCGCACGTTCATACAGTTGACGATATGTCCACTGTTTACCTTGAAACTCAATAGCCAATTTATTGGATATGCGTTGTCGATCCAGCCAATCTGGCACACGTTGATCTACTGCATGCGCAAGCATAGCTTCTATCGCCATGAACCACACCCCGCTCACTTTAAAGTTTG
The genomic region above belongs to Sulfoacidibacillus ferrooxidans and contains:
- a CDS encoding isochorismate synthase, translated to MAIDQGKIQRLWTEQDEERLISTVTRAKMQAMDSGVTAIACVQIRFTREFDWIDSFEQNQLNVDFQVLWHDADQPFGHMLAVGTTVSQMWQDATVLDDIRSYWSSVNKQLVGEDATHVQFFCELAFDPRAPRDDVWSMWPSGLFTLPHLLFRDDEHGTTLLMTVAVTHEIDVQSEVELLSREVQMLCEKKGFKSRVKEAEDRVKVVNPTLTSTDRLVFQRAVADVSEKITQGKFAKVVLARRVVLQRKQSFSMGTALRDLQMRYRSGVLFAVMWKNQIFMGATPERLVQSTNGHIQIDCLAGTTIRGQDEQADRELARNLLESSKDRNEHAHVLNGIVQDVQDIVRNLTFPEIPVIRQLANVQHLYTPVSGDISHESTVLDLVLRLHPTPAVAGLPKRAAMQEIRSQEGMDRGFYAGPLGFMDVKGDGAFNVALRCALIDDQQAVLFAGAGIVSDSNPLAEFAETKWKLLPMQTALEQE
- the menE gene encoding o-succinylbenzoate--CoA ligase: MAIEAMLAHAVDQRVPDWLDRQRISNKLAIEFQGKQWTYRQLYERAGLFAGTLKSLGIMPGDRIALLARHGLVFAATVHGVIQREGILVPLNTRLQPVELAFQLHDARVSILVFDSAHRELAMQTTKALMELQDAPPLHLELNGERWDDQVTPVYREYIDLKATQCIMYTSGTTGLPKGALISFGNHLWGALGSAIRLGVQPNDRWLTPLPLFHVGGQSVLLRSVIYGTTAMIHASFDPVEVNRAIDEDGVTLLSVVPAMLTQMLRAKTKAYPTTLRNILLGGGPAARSLLEVCVKENVPVSQSYGLTESNSQVATLGLEDSLRKLGSAGQPLAFTEVRIMGKDGLVPSYQEGEIILRGPTIVSGYAHNPKANEQAFRDGWFYTGDIGYVDDEGYLFVLDRRADLIISGGENVYPAEIEATLLTHEDVVEAGVAGMADERFGQIPFAVVTLRAGATLNQEALEEYCRQRLAGYKVPKRIVTADALPRNASGKLLRRELHSWL